TTGTCGGCGTAAGCCTGAAGCTTGAGCTTTACCGGCGGTGCGGTGACGACATGATAGTCGAAGCCGTTCTTTTCCGCATAAGCGATCGCCAGTTCCTTTGTCGCGAAGGCGAGACGGACCTGGGTGCTGGTTGAGGCATTACCGACCCAACCAGTCAGCGGATCGTGCTTCTGCGCGCGATCGCTCTCGAATTCGAGAGTCCACTTGCCGGCCTTGGCGCGGCCCGACTGGGTGGTCTTGCGATCCTGTTCGATGATCCGGGCGGTCGGCATGGGCCGCGAGGTGGCCGAAGCGGCGGCCGAAATCAAGACCGCGGTTTGGCCCGAAGGGTCGGTGCGGCGCTGGCGGGATCGTCGGGCCAGGGGTGGCGGGGATAGCGGCCGCGCATTTCCTTGGCGACTTCGCGCCAGCTTCCTGCCCAGAAGCCGGGGAGGTCGCGGCTGGTCTGGATCGGGCGGCCGGCGGGGGAAGTGATGGCGAGCGTCAGGGGCAGGCCGCGGCCGACGGTGGGATGGACGGCGAGGCCGAACAGCGCCTGCGCCCTGACTTCGACTGTTGGGCCGCCGGGCGCGGCATAGTCGATCGGGTGGGCCGAGCCGGCGGGCGAGCGGAAGTGCGAAGGGAACAGCTTGTCGAGCTTCTGCTGCCCGTCCCAGCCAAGAAGGTTGTGAAGGGCCTGGGTGAGCGCGCCGGGAGCGATGTCGGACAAGCGGCGCTTGCCTTCGGTGAGCGCGGGGAGCCAGTCGTCCAGGCGCTCGAGGAGCGCCTCGTCGCCGAGGTCGGCAAGGCTCTCGTCATGGCCGCGGGCGAAGGCGAGGCGCTGGCGCAGCGCGATGGCGTCTTCGCTCCACGGGAGATGGGACAGGCCATGCTCGCGCACGCCTTCGACGAGGGCTGCGGCGATGGCCTGGGGGTCGGGCTTGGGATCGGGGCCGGAGGCGAGGCGGATGGCGCCGAGGCGGCGGCTGCGGGTCGGGGTGACCGCGCCCGTCGCCGGATCGAAGGCGCCGTCATGGCGGATCTCGACGCTGTCGCCGAACAGCGCCAGGACCTGCGCCTCGTCGATCGCGGCGGCGGCAAGGATGCGCGCGCCCGCCGCGCTTCCGGCGACTTCGGCGACCGCGAGCCATGACGCCGAGGTGAGGCTGGAGCTTGGATCGAGGCGAAAGCCGCGGCCACCGACCGATTGCCAATGCTCGCCCGAGGAATCGCGGCGGCGGGCAAGGCGGTCGGGAAAGGCAAGGGCGAGGGCGGCGGCGAGATAGTCTGCGGTTGGCCCCAACGACGGCGCTTGCGGGATCTGCTTCATCCAGCGCCGGGTTAGAGAGCGTGCCGCGTCCGCGCGCTTGCCGCGATCGCTTCGCCAGCGGCGATGGCGCTGCTCGAGGTCGGGGTCGTTGCCGCCGAGGCCGCGCTCGGTGAGGAGGACGGCGGCGTCGGCAGCGGCGTCGAGGAAACCTCGGGCGGCGGCCTCGATCAGCATGTGCGCGAGGCGCGGGTCGAGCGGCAGGCAGGCAATGGCTCGGCCGTGGTCGGTGAGGCGCCCGTCGCCGTCGATCGCGCCAAGGCTAGCGAGGCGCTGGCGGGCTTCGGCGATGGCGGGGGCTGGCGGCGGATCGAGGAAAGGCAGGCGCGAAGGCTCGGCCTCTCCCCACTGGAGGCACGTCAGGAGCAGGCTCGACAGGTCGGCTTCGAGAATCTCGGGCGGGTCATGCGCGGGAAGGGCAGCGGTCGCCGCTTCCTCCCACAGACGATAGGCGGTGCCCGGCATCTGCCGCGCGGCACGGCCGGCGCGCTGGGTGACCGCAGCGCGGCTGGCGCGCTCGGTGACGAGGCGGGTGAGGCCCGCGTCGCGATCGTAGCGCGGACGGCGCGCGAGGCCGCTGTCGACCACCGCCGCGACATGGTTCAGCGTGACACTGGTCTCGGCAATGCTGGTTGCGAGGACGAGCTTGCGGGTTCCGGGCTCGGGCGCGGCGAGGGCGAGACGCTGCGCGGCGGGATCGACCTGACCGTGGAGGCGGTGGAGGATGACGCCGGGCGGCAGGCTGCCGAGCGCGGCGGCGGTGCGCTCGATCTCCGCCACGCCGGGCAGGAAGGCGAGGACCGAGGCATGCTGTTCGGCGAGCGCGAGGCGGCAGGCGGCGGCGACCTGCGGCTCGATCCGCGCGGCGGCGTCGCGCCCGAGGTGGCGAAGAGTGAGAGGAAAGCTCTTGCCGTCCGAGCGGATCAGCGGGGGATCGCCGAGGAGCCGGGCGAAGCGCTCGCCGTCGAGCGTCGCGCTCATGGCGACAAGGCGAAGGTCGGGGCGCAGCCCTTCGGCCGCATCGAGGGTCAGGGCGAGCGCGAGGTCGTTGTCGAGGCTGCGCTCGTGGACTTCGTCGAACAGGACCGCGGACACGCCGGCGAGTTCGGGGTCGGCCTGAAGGCGCGCGAGATAGACGCCGTGCGTCATGGCGACGAGGCGAGTGGCCTTGCCGACGCGGCTGTCGAGGCGGGTCTGGTAACCGACGGTTTCGCCGGGTTGCTCGCCGATCTGGCGGGCGATGAACTCGGCCGCGGCGCGCGCGGCGAGGCGGCGGGGAACGAGGAGCAGGACCTGCCCGGTGCACCAGGGCTGGTCGAGGAGCGCGGGAGGAACGGCGGTGGTCTTGCCCGCGCCGGGCGGCGCGATGAGGAGCGCACGCGGATCCTCGCGGAGCGTGGCGAGGAGGTCGGGAAGAACGTCGTGGATCGGCAGGGCGCTCACGTGGCGCCTCATGGGCAAGCGCGCGGCGCATGGCAATGCGGGGCGGGAGCGCGCGATGCCGCTCCCACCCCAGGGGATCAGGGGACGCCCATGTCCCAGGCAAAGACCAGCGCGGCGACGGCCAGCGCCGCCGATACGAGCCAGAAGCCGCGTTCCTTCCAGCTCATCCGGAAATGGGTCGGGTGGTCGCGGCGGTAGAGTTCGGCCTGCGGCCAGGCCGAGGCGTTGGACGAGAGGAGACCCATGTCGAGCGGGCCGGTGCTTCGAAGAAGCGTGCCGATCTCGGCATTTTCGGCCGGGCTCACCGCGGGATAGCGAATGAGCAGGTCCTCGAGACGGGCAAGCGAAATGGGGTCGTTCGCCACGCGGGCGCGACTGGCGGTGGTCATGGTGATTACTCGCTACAAAGAGGCGCGGGCAGGGGTCGTGCCCCGCCCGCGCTGGTCAGTTCGGTGAATGAAAGGGAGCGGCTAGCGCCGGCGCCGGAAGAGCCGGTTGAAGCGCTCCTTCAGGGTCGCGCGGACCCGCCGGAGACGGAAGATGCGCAGGGGGTCGGGCCGCGACTTGCGCAGTTCCCCGTCCAGCGCGCGCTCGATGTCGTAGCGCAGCGCATTCAGCCTGATGGCGTGCGTGCTCATGGAATTTCACTCCTTGCCGTACCGCAGCGGCGCGGGCCGGCTGCGGAATTGATCCGTGTGGTCGATGGGTGATCGATCAGACGGTCGGCGGCGCCCTTGCACGATAGGGGAGGAAGACGGCGCCGGCGCGCGGCGCGGCGGTGCGCGTGGTGGAAGCCCCGAGCGGGCGGAACAGGCGGGCGGTGACCGGCGCGGCGGCGGTCGGGAGAAGGAGCGGGCCGGGCGTGGGCCGCGGCGCCTTGAGGAAGGACTTGCCGCTCTTCGCCGCAATCGCGATGCCGGGATGGCCGTCGAGCGTGAGGGCGATGGCCTGCGCGCGGGCCTGTGCCGGCAGGGGATTGAAGAAGGATCCGCCGAACAGGCCATAGAGCAAGGCTAGCAGCAACGCTGCGCCGCGGGCCCTGGTCAGCCGTGAAGGAGGAGCGAAATCGTCCATCGCGTCATCCCCATATGGGCCGGTGAAGATGAACCGCAACCGACGAAGCGGCGTGAAATGAGCGGTCGTTGCCGCTGCGAAATGGCGCTCGGGCATGAAGCGGGCTTGAACGCGGCGTTCCGGCGAAGGTCAGGCGACTGCCGGCAGAAACGTAGCCGCAGTCAGTGTGTCGCTGCGGTTGCCGGAGTTTGCTTATGCCGATCCTTCTCGTCGTCCTGCTGATCTGGCTGGCTCCCGCAGCGTTGCTCGGCGTGTTGTTGGGGATCAGCATCCTTCGCGAGCGGCGACTGCGCGCGGCAGGTCCGTCTTCGCCTGCTGACGACCGGAAGCCTCGCTCAGAAAAGCAGCGAGACTACCCAGAGAAGGAAAAGCCACAGGAACAGCGAGGTGGCGATCAAGATGATCAGACGCCGCCCCCGCAACTCCATGCCGCCAAGGTCGGGCATGAAATTCATGAATAAACAATAGGTTATCGGCAGCGCTCAAGACAGGAGCAAGAGATCGGCTTGCCGCGCCGATCCCTCGCCCTGTCCCGCTTTCGTCCGGAATGGATGAAGCTAACCTATTGATTTGGCGCCGAAACGGCGGACCGAATCGGCGCCAGCATTGCGAAGATCAGTCCTCGTCGGCCTCTTCCTTGTCGAGGCTGGCCATGTCGATGACGTAGCGGAAGCGTGCGTCACCCTTCTCGACCTTCTTCATCGCACTGTTGATATCCTGCGCCGGAATGACCTCGATCTCGGGCGCAATGCCGTGCTCGGCGCAGAAGTCGATCACTTCTTGGGTTTCGGCGATCGAGCCGATCAGCGAGCCCGCGACCGAGCGGCGGTGGAAGGCGACCTGACTGTTGTCGACTCCCGCCATCGGCTCGAGCGCGCCGACGATCACCAGCGTCTTGTCGCGCTTGAGGAGTGCGATGAACGGGTTGATGTCGTGCTTTTCGGGTACGGTCGAGATGATGAAGTCGAAGGTGCCGGGCACCGCCGACAGTTTCTCGGCTTCCTTCTTGAGGTCCTTCTCGATCGTGACGTGGGTCGCGCCGAGCTTTTCGGCCTCGTCCTTCTTCTCGGGGCTGGTGGTGAAGACGGTGACCTCCGCGCCGAGCGCCTTGGCAAGCTTCACCGCCATGTGCCCGAGGCCGCCGAGGCCGACGACGCCGATCTTGTCACCCTTCTTTACGCCCCAATGCTTCATCGGCGAATAAGTGGTGACGCCGGCGCACAGGATCGGCGCGGCTTCTTCCGGCTTGAGGGCGTCGGGGATCGCGATGACAAAGTCCTCGCGGCAGACGATGTTCGAGGAATAGCCGCCGTAGGTGTTGTCACGGCCGTACATGTTCTCGCCCGTTGCGGCCTTGGCGGCGGGGATGAAGGGGCCGTTGTAGGTGGCGAGGAATCCGTTCGGGCCCTCGCAATATTGCTCGTCGCCTTCCTCGCACGGCGCGCAGGACTGGCAGCTGTCGACCATGCAGCCGACGCCGACGATGTCGCCGACCTTGTACTTGCCATTATTCGCCGCCTTGGCGACGCGACCGACGACCTCGTGACCGGGAACGCAGGGATAGACGGTGTTCGACCACTCGTTCTTCACCTGGTGGATGTCCGAATGGCAGACGCCGCAATAGAGGACGTCGATGAGGACCTCGTTGTCCTTGGGTTCCTCGCGCTCGAAGCGGAAGGGCTTGAGGCGGCTGAAGCTGTGCTTGGCGGCGTAACCGATCGTGTCGACCATGGATGCTCTTCTCTGTCTCGCGTGGGTGAGACTGGGAAAGCTGGCTGCGCGGGGGAATGTTCCCCCGCACGGGCCTTGGTCGCGGTCAGGCGGGCTAGAACCGGGCGTAATTCTCGTTGCCGACGAAGCCGACGCGGTTGAGGTGCGCCTGGCGGACCGCGACGAGCACCTCGTCGACCGCGCCATAAGGGGCGAGGGCGGCGGGCTGAAGCTGGAGTTCGGGCTCGTGCGCGAGCTGGCCGGTCGCGTCGAGGAGCGCGCGGAGTTCGGCCCGGTCGACCGGCCGCCCGTTGAACAGGAGCGCGCCGGCTTCGGTGATCACGACCTTGTTCTTGTCGAGGAGCGGGGGATTCTTGAGCGGTGGACCGGTCGGGAGATCGAGGCTGACCGAGTGGGTCTGCGAGGGAATGGTGATGATCAGCATGATGATGAGCACCAGCATGACATCGATCAGCGGGGTGGTGTTGAGGTCCACCATCGGCTCGGGGGTGGGCTGCGGCGTGAAGGCAAGTGCGGCCATGCGAGCGACTCCTCATCTATGAGACAGTGTAACGTCTCACGATCGATCGCGCGGTGCAAGCGGGCGCTTCAAGGGTCGGGAAGGTGATCCGCTCGGCGGGCGTGCGACGAGAGGGATTCGACTGCGATATATGTCAGGCTAGTGCGCTGCGGTCGGCTGCGGAAACGCGCGACATCAGGAGGCCGAGGACCGCGGCGACGAGCAGCAGGGCGGGTACGTCGCCAAGCAGATGCCCGTGGCTCATCGGTGTCCGCAGGGCGGCCAGGGCCATGACCGCAGCATGCGCGACGCTCGACCAGACGGTGAACCAGATGAGCGAAGCGTTGCCGGCGGGGTTCGTCGCGGCGCGGACCAGGAAGATGCCGAGCACGGCATAGACGGCGACGATCATCAGGAAATAATCGTTCGCTGCAGGACTGCCCTCGTGCCAGGCCCAGCCGCTCGGCCAGACCATCGCGAGTGGGTAGATCAGGCAGAAAATCACACCGAAGATCAGCAGCGCGGCGCGCAGCATCCGGTCATTCGCCATCGTGTTCCCCCGCAAGCCCCCTCGGCCTGCAGCCGAAGAATACCACCTTTTCCGCCAATCCCGAAACGATCTGAGGGGGACAGATCAGTAGGCGCGCGCGACCGCGAATTCGACCGCCTGGGTGAGGGCGGCCTTGGCCTTGCCGCCGGGGAAGGGGGCGAGGCAGTCGAGCGCGCGGCGGGCGTAGGTCCGGGCGCGTTCAAGGGTTTCGGCAATGGCGCCGGTCTTTTCGAACAGCTGGATCGCGTGAGCGAGATCGGCGTCGCTCGTGCGCTCGCCGCCGACGGCCTCGCGCCAGAAGCGGCGCTCCTCGTCAGAGCCGCGGGCGTAGGCGAGGATGATGGGGAGGGTCATCTTGCCCTCGCGGAAGTCGTCGCCGAGGTCCTTGCCGCTGGTCGCGCTCTCGCTGGTGTAGTCGATCGCGTCGTCGACCAGCTGGAAGGCGATGCCAAGGTTGCGGCCGAAGCCGCCGAGCCGTTCCTCGGCCTCCTCGCCGGCCTCGGCGACGACCGGCGCGATCTGGCAGGCGGCAGCGAAGAGGGCCGCGGTCTTGGCCTCGATGATCTGGAGGTAGGTGTCTTCGCTGGTCGCGATCTGGCGCTGGGCGGTGAGCTGCGCGACCTCGCCCTCGGCGATCACGGCCGAGGCGCGGCTGAGGATCTTGAGCACCTTGAGGCTGCCGTCCTCGACCATCAGCTCGAAGGCGCGGGAAAAGAGGAAGTCACCGACCAGCACGCTCGCGGGATTGCCCCAGATGAGATTGGCGGTGCGCTTGCCGCGGCGGGTGCCCGAGCCGTCGACCACATCGTCGTGGAGGAGCGTCGCGGTGTGGATGAATTCGACCGCGGCGGCGAGCATGTGCTGGCGGCTGCCGGGATATTGGCACAGCGCGGCGCTGGCGCAAGTCAGCATCGGCCGCATCCGCTTGCCGCCACCGGCGATCAGGTGGCCGGCGAGCTCGGGGATGAGCGGGACCTCGCTCTGCATCCGCGAGAGGATGACTTGGTTCACCGCATTCATGTCGGCGGCGGTGAGCGCCACCAGCGGATCGAGGCTGGGCGCGGGGGTGAGGCTGTGGAGGGTCGCGGTCACGGTGGCTGGCGGTTACGCGCGGGACGAGCGTCGGGCAAGAGCGGGGCGGCCGCGGGTGGCGCGGCCGCCCCGGCTCCTTACCAGACGTGGACCCGGTCGGCCGGGGCGAGATAGAGCTTGTCGCCGGGCTTCACGTCGAACGCGCGATACCATTCGTCCATGTTCCGGACGACGCCGTTGACGCGATACTTGGCCGGGCTGTGCTCGTTGGTGAGGAGCTGTGCGCGAAGGGCGCCCTCGCGCTGCTTGGTCTGCCAGCTGTAGCCATAGGCGATGAAGAACCGCTGGTCGCCGGTCAGGCCGTCGATCACCGCGGGTTCGCCATGCTGGGCGACGTAGCGGCGATAGGCGGCGTAGGCGACTTCGAGGCCGCCGAGGTCGCCGAGGTTCTCGCCCAGCGTGAGTTCGCCCTTGATGTGGACGCCCGGGAGCGGCTCGTAGGCGTTGTACTGGGTGACGAGGCGCTGCGCCTTGGCGGTGTAGAGCTTGGCGGTCTGCGGGCTCCACCAGTCGCGCAGCCGGCCCTGGCCGTCGAACTTGCGGCCCTGGTCGTCGAAGCCGTGACCGATCTCATGGCCGATGGTCGCGCCGATGCTGCCGTAGTTG
This genomic window from Sphingomonas rosea contains:
- a CDS encoding DUF6632 domain-containing protein, translating into MANDRMLRAALLIFGVIFCLIYPLAMVWPSGWAWHEGSPAANDYFLMIVAVYAVLGIFLVRAATNPAGNASLIWFTVWSSVAHAAVMALAALRTPMSHGHLLGDVPALLLVAAVLGLLMSRVSAADRSALA
- the hrpB gene encoding ATP-dependent helicase HrpB; translated protein: MRRHVSALPIHDVLPDLLATLREDPRALLIAPPGAGKTTAVPPALLDQPWCTGQVLLLVPRRLAARAAAEFIARQIGEQPGETVGYQTRLDSRVGKATRLVAMTHGVYLARLQADPELAGVSAVLFDEVHERSLDNDLALALTLDAAEGLRPDLRLVAMSATLDGERFARLLGDPPLIRSDGKSFPLTLRHLGRDAAARIEPQVAAACRLALAEQHASVLAFLPGVAEIERTAAALGSLPPGVILHRLHGQVDPAAQRLALAAPEPGTRKLVLATSIAETSVTLNHVAAVVDSGLARRPRYDRDAGLTRLVTERASRAAVTQRAGRAARQMPGTAYRLWEEAATAALPAHDPPEILEADLSSLLLTCLQWGEAEPSRLPFLDPPPAPAIAEARQRLASLGAIDGDGRLTDHGRAIACLPLDPRLAHMLIEAAARGFLDAAADAAVLLTERGLGGNDPDLEQRHRRWRSDRGKRADAARSLTRRWMKQIPQAPSLGPTADYLAAALALAFPDRLARRRDSSGEHWQSVGGRGFRLDPSSSLTSASWLAVAEVAGSAAGARILAAAAIDEAQVLALFGDSVEIRHDGAFDPATGAVTPTRSRRLGAIRLASGPDPKPDPQAIAAALVEGVREHGLSHLPWSEDAIALRQRLAFARGHDESLADLGDEALLERLDDWLPALTEGKRRLSDIAPGALTQALHNLLGWDGQQKLDKLFPSHFRSPAGSAHPIDYAAPGGPTVEVRAQALFGLAVHPTVGRGLPLTLAITSPAGRPIQTSRDLPGFWAGSWREVAKEMRGRYPRHPWPDDPASAAPTLRAKPRS
- a CDS encoding NAD(P)-dependent alcohol dehydrogenase; translated protein: MVDTIGYAAKHSFSRLKPFRFEREEPKDNEVLIDVLYCGVCHSDIHQVKNEWSNTVYPCVPGHEVVGRVAKAANNGKYKVGDIVGVGCMVDSCQSCAPCEEGDEQYCEGPNGFLATYNGPFIPAAKAATGENMYGRDNTYGGYSSNIVCREDFVIAIPDALKPEEAAPILCAGVTTYSPMKHWGVKKGDKIGVVGLGGLGHMAVKLAKALGAEVTVFTTSPEKKDEAEKLGATHVTIEKDLKKEAEKLSAVPGTFDFIISTVPEKHDINPFIALLKRDKTLVIVGALEPMAGVDNSQVAFHRRSVAGSLIGSIAETQEVIDFCAEHGIAPEIEVIPAQDINSAMKKVEKGDARFRYVIDMASLDKEEADED
- a CDS encoding biopolymer transporter ExbD, producing MAALAFTPQPTPEPMVDLNTTPLIDVMLVLIIMLIITIPSQTHSVSLDLPTGPPLKNPPLLDKNKVVITEAGALLFNGRPVDRAELRALLDATGQLAHEPELQLQPAALAPYGAVDEVLVAVRQAHLNRVGFVGNENYARF
- a CDS encoding NADH dehydrogenase ubiquinone Fe-S protein 4, encoding MPTARIIEQDRKTTQSGRAKAGKWTLEFESDRAQKHDPLTGWVGNASTSTQVRLAFATKELAIAYAEKNGFDYHVVTAPPVKLKLQAYADNFR
- a CDS encoding polyprenyl synthetase family protein — translated: MTATLHSLTPAPSLDPLVALTAADMNAVNQVILSRMQSEVPLIPELAGHLIAGGGKRMRPMLTCASAALCQYPGSRQHMLAAAVEFIHTATLLHDDVVDGSGTRRGKRTANLIWGNPASVLVGDFLFSRAFELMVEDGSLKVLKILSRASAVIAEGEVAQLTAQRQIATSEDTYLQIIEAKTAALFAAACQIAPVVAEAGEEAEERLGGFGRNLGIAFQLVDDAIDYTSESATSGKDLGDDFREGKMTLPIILAYARGSDEERRFWREAVGGERTSDADLAHAIQLFEKTGAIAETLERARTYARRALDCLAPFPGGKAKAALTQAVEFAVARAY